The nucleotide window ACGAAGTCCGCGAATGGTTGCTTTCCCGCCCATGACTTGTGTGTTATAGGTGATACGGTCAAACATAAGTTTTACCTCCATTTTTAGTATATCACAGCCCTTTAACTCGATGAGCTAACCTTAGTAGCCTTTTACCTATTTCCCCACATTAATCGCCTCATTTAAATCGAAAGCGCCCGCATAAAGGGCTTTGCCTATGATTACGCCTTCTATGCCTAGGGGGGTTAGGGGGAGGAGGGATTTGATGTCTTCCAGAGTGCTGACGCCGCCGGAGGCGATTACGGGGATTGAGATTGCTTCGCACATTTCTCGCATTTTGTCTAAACTTACACCCTGGAGCATGCCGTCTTGGGAGATGTCGGTGTAGATGACACGGCATGCGCCTAACGCTTCCATGCGTTTGGCGAATTCGATAGCTGTTTCGTTAGTATCTTCTTGCCAACCTTTGACGGAAACTCGGCCATGACGCGCATCTAAGCCAACTGCTACTTTTTCACCGAACTGATTAAAGAACTTAGCCGCAAGTTGTTCGTCTTGGGCAAGGGAAGTGCCGACGACCACGCGTGAAACTCCCAAAGTCAGCATCATTTCAGCTGTATGAAGTGATCTTACTCCACCGCCGAATTGTACGGGGATATTAACCCTTCTGAGCATCTCACGAATAACCGCGACATTTTGAGGCGCTCCTGCTTTGGCTCCATCAAGGTCGACTACATGAAGCCATTCTGCCCCTAAGCTCTGCCACTTTTCAGCCATTAGCCAAGGTTCTTCGGAGTAAACAGTAGCCGAATCAAATCGCCCCTGTGTGAGCCGAACACATCTGCCGTCTTGTATATCAATTGCTGGAAATATTATCATAGTCGTAAAAACCTATTTGCTATCCTAAGTTTGCGAAATTTTCTAGCATCTTTAAGCCTACAGCGCCGCTTTTTTCTGGGTGGAATTGGGTGGCGTAGAGGTTGTCTTTTTGGACGGCTGCGCAAAAGGTTAGGCCGTAATCGGATTCGGCGGAGATGACACTTTCGTCAGTTGGGGCAGGGTAATAGGAGTGTACGAAATAGACAAACGCTCCGTCCTCAATCCCTTCAAATAGTCGTGATGGGCGTAGCTTGAGAGAGTTCCAACCCATATGGGGAACTTTTAATGTGGGGTCTTTGATGACATCGCGAAAAGGCAATACGCGGCCGGGGAGGATGCCTAAACCGGGCCATTCTCCCATTTCTTCCCCAACATCAAATAGCATCTGTAGGCCAAGACATATTCCCAAAAAAGGCTTTCCTTGTGCGATTACTTCCTTGACAACCTCATCCATCGACAGCTTGCGCATATTTGCCATACAAGCGCCGAATGCGCCCACTCCCGGCAACACAACCTTATCCGCTTGCCGAACTTTATCAGGGTCGGAAGTTATTTCAGCAACGACCCCTAGCTTTTCAAAAGCTTTTTGGACGCTCCGCAGGTTGCCCATGCCGTAATCGATGATACATATCATTCAATCATGCCTTTTGTGGAGGGAACTTCGTTGTTTTTGAGGCGTCGAACAGCCATTCCTAATGCTCTTCCAAAGGCTTTAAATATAGCTTCGGCAATATGGTGTGTATTCGAGCCGGAAAGCTGC belongs to bacterium and includes:
- the hisA gene encoding 1-(5-phosphoribosyl)-5-[(5-phosphoribosylamino)methylideneamino]imidazole-4-carboxamide isomerase; this translates as MIIFPAIDIQDGRCVRLTQGRFDSATVYSEEPWLMAEKWQSLGAEWLHVVDLDGAKAGAPQNVAVIREMLRRVNIPVQFGGGVRSLHTAEMMLTLGVSRVVVGTSLAQDEQLAAKFFNQFGEKVAVGLDARHGRVSVKGWQEDTNETAIEFAKRMEALGACRVIYTDISQDGMLQGVSLDKMREMCEAISIPVIASGGVSTLEDIKSLLPLTPLGIEGVIIGKALYAGAFDLNEAINVGK
- the hisH gene encoding imidazole glycerol phosphate synthase subunit HisH, yielding MICIIDYGMGNLRSVQKAFEKLGVVAEITSDPDKVRQADKVVLPGVGAFGACMANMRKLSMDEVVKEVIAQGKPFLGICLGLQMLFDVGEEMGEWPGLGILPGRVLPFRDVIKDPTLKVPHMGWNSLKLRPSRLFEGIEDGAFVYFVHSYYPAPTDESVISAESDYGLTFCAAVQKDNLYATQFHPEKSGAVGLKMLENFANLG